TATTTGCTCCACTATGGCGTAAAATAGGAGCATTAATTCAAGAACACAATTTACGCGTAAGTTTTCACCCAAGCCAATTCACACTATTTACAAGCGACAAACCACATATTACAACTAATGCAATTACAGATATGACCTATCATTATAACGTGTTAAATGCTATGGGAATTGCAGATTCTTCCTACATTAATATCCATGTAGGTGGCGCGTATGGAAATAAGGAGAAGGCAATCGAACGTTTTCATGAAAACATACAGAAACTTCCTGACCATATAAAAAGACAAATGACTCTTGAAAATGATGATAAAACATATACAACTTCTGAAACTTTGGCTATTTGCCAAAAAGAAAAAATCCCTTTCGTGTTCGATTATCATCATCACATAGCGAACCTTTGTAATGAATCACTAGAAGAATTACTTCCTATGATATTTAAAACTTGGTCACATACAAATGTCCCTCCTAAAGTTCATATTTCTTCTCCTAAATCAGAAAAAGAATTTAGGTCCCACGCAGATTATATTGATTTAGACTTTATTAAAC
This genomic interval from Bacillus cereus contains the following:
- the uvsE gene encoding UV DNA damage repair endonuclease UvsE, yielding MIMRFGYVSHAMALWDCSPAKTMTFTSFKKLNKQEREDKLYHVTRQNLEHTIRILHYNIAHEIPLYRLSSSIVPLATHPEVEFDYIQLFAPLWRKIGALIQEHNLRVSFHPSQFTLFTSDKPHITTNAITDMTYHYNVLNAMGIADSSYINIHVGGAYGNKEKAIERFHENIQKLPDHIKRQMTLENDDKTYTTSETLAICQKEKIPFVFDYHHHIANLCNESLEELLPMIFKTWSHTNVPPKVHISSPKSEKEFRSHADYIDLDFIKPFLHITKKIDHNFDIMIESKQKDLALLQLIDEISSIRGIKRKNGAVLQW